In a single window of the Rhodoferax saidenbachensis genome:
- a CDS encoding ABC transporter ATP-binding protein, with translation MSTLPPPISDQPVLKLLNVESAYGPIKAIRGVSLQVRRSEIATVLGSNGAGKTTILKTISGIIDPRKGSIEFKGENITAMDPAHIVQQGLSHVPEGREVFPLLSVRDNLLMGAYTRSDRDGVARDMEAVYNYFPILRERAAQDAGLLSGGQQQMLAISRALMASPDLMLLDEPSLGLSPKLTKEIFEIVVRINRERGTTILLVEQNANMALNASDYGYVLENGRIVMEDTCAHLREKDDIKEFYLGLKDDGVRGERRWKKKKTWR, from the coding sequence ATGAGCACCTTGCCGCCGCCCATCAGCGACCAGCCGGTGCTGAAACTCCTGAATGTAGAGAGTGCCTACGGCCCCATCAAGGCCATCCGTGGTGTGAGTCTGCAGGTGCGCCGCAGCGAGATTGCCACGGTGCTGGGCTCCAACGGCGCGGGCAAGACCACCATTCTCAAAACCATTTCGGGCATCATCGATCCGCGCAAGGGCTCCATCGAGTTCAAGGGTGAAAACATCACTGCGATGGACCCAGCCCACATCGTGCAGCAGGGCCTGAGCCACGTGCCCGAGGGGCGCGAGGTGTTCCCGCTACTGAGCGTGCGCGACAACCTGCTGATGGGTGCCTACACGCGGTCTGACCGCGATGGTGTGGCCCGGGACATGGAGGCGGTGTACAACTACTTCCCCATCCTGCGCGAGCGGGCTGCGCAGGACGCGGGCCTGCTCTCGGGCGGGCAGCAGCAGATGCTGGCGATCAGCCGCGCGCTGATGGCCAGCCCCGACCTGATGCTGCTCGACGAGCCCAGCCTGGGCCTCTCCCCCAAGCTCACCAAGGAAATCTTCGAGATCGTGGTGCGCATCAACCGCGAACGCGGCACCACCATCCTGCTGGTGGAACAAAACGCCAACATGGCACTCAACGCATCGGACTACGGCTATGTGCTGGAGAACGGCCGCATCGTGATGGAAGACACCTGCGCCCACCTGCGCGAAAAAGATGACATCAAGGAGTTCTACCTGGGGCTCAAGGATGACGGCGTGCGCGGCGAGCGGCGCTGGAAGAAGAAAAAGACATGGAGGTGA
- a CDS encoding crotonase/enoyl-CoA hydratase family protein — MNKAVETLVQGPVTIVTLQRPDVRNAVDADTAQQLYAAFSAFEADASARVAVFHGAHGHFCAGWDLQAGARMAQQMQADVDPFATLDFSANDYGAPATPSGPAGPMGPSRLVLTKPVIAAISGAAVAGGMELALWCDMRVMEEDAYFGVYCRRFGVPLIDGGTVRLPRLIGMGHAMDLILTGRKVEAAEALQMGLCSRVVPTGQALRAAVQLAEQIAAFPQKTMLADRASAYAQWDLPLPQALHQEWQRGKACIAEGLQGAGRFAAGAGRHGKF, encoded by the coding sequence ATGAACAAAGCCGTAGAAACCCTAGTGCAAGGCCCAGTCACCATCGTGACATTGCAGCGCCCCGACGTGCGCAACGCTGTGGACGCCGACACTGCGCAGCAGTTGTATGCCGCATTTTCCGCATTCGAGGCCGATGCCTCGGCGCGCGTGGCGGTGTTCCACGGCGCACACGGACACTTTTGTGCGGGCTGGGATTTGCAGGCTGGTGCGCGCATGGCGCAGCAGATGCAGGCAGACGTTGATCCATTTGCCACATTGGATTTTTCCGCCAATGACTACGGTGCACCTGCTACGCCGAGCGGACCTGCGGGACCGATGGGCCCTTCGCGGCTGGTGCTCACCAAACCGGTCATCGCCGCCATCAGTGGCGCCGCAGTGGCGGGCGGCATGGAGTTGGCGTTGTGGTGCGACATGCGCGTAATGGAAGAAGACGCCTACTTCGGTGTGTATTGCCGCCGCTTTGGTGTGCCGTTGATCGATGGCGGCACGGTGCGTCTGCCGCGCCTCATTGGCATGGGCCACGCGATGGACCTGATCCTCACCGGGCGCAAAGTGGAAGCGGCCGAGGCCTTGCAGATGGGCCTGTGCAGCCGTGTGGTGCCCACGGGTCAGGCCCTGCGGGCTGCGGTGCAACTTGCCGAGCAGATCGCCGCCTTCCCGCAAAAAACCATGCTGGCTGACCGTGCCAGCGCCTACGCGCAGTGGGACCTGCCGCTGCCACAGGCACTGCACCAGGAGTGGCAACGCGGAAAGGCATGTATTGCCGAAGGGCTGCAAGGGGCGGGGCGCTTTGCAGCAGGTGCGGGGCGGCATGGTAAGTTTTGA
- a CDS encoding serine hydrolase domain-containing protein: MRHTYLTWALLTVACGTAQAQAWYQMDSPERIQSGLVTHASRLHVFKPAASLRVLPPAPATENTQRLAREGKSFASSAYSALLIENGNLVFEEYAQGASAQTPLNAYSMTKSWPALAVGEALCAGKIKSLDDPAQLYAPQLKGTAYGEASVRNLLRYTSGAEDPGGNGYVGIHSLPAFKSMTEHKMSLVELLKKYGGSGRFKAGEKFVYNGLDSEALSIVVREATGMALPAWFEATVWQQAGGESPAAWYLDSEGNGIAEVLLFATTRDFARIGLYVLERLTDKAGSPCMQEFVKEAAKPLVAKGYWDAAPQWGLGLHTGADGNTWMFGHAGQRVGINVKNGRVFATNSMRDTTMTDSSARSLLAR, encoded by the coding sequence ATGCGACACACCTACCTGACTTGGGCTCTGCTGACTGTGGCCTGCGGCACTGCCCAGGCCCAGGCGTGGTACCAGATGGACAGCCCCGAGAGAATCCAGTCCGGCCTGGTCACCCACGCCTCACGCCTGCATGTATTCAAGCCCGCCGCCTCTCTGCGCGTGCTCCCGCCCGCGCCCGCTACCGAGAACACGCAACGGCTTGCCCGCGAAGGCAAATCCTTCGCCAGCAGCGCCTATTCCGCCCTGCTCATTGAGAACGGGAACCTGGTTTTCGAGGAGTACGCGCAGGGAGCCTCGGCGCAAACACCGCTGAACGCCTATTCGATGACCAAAAGCTGGCCCGCGCTGGCGGTGGGCGAGGCGCTGTGTGCAGGAAAGATCAAGAGCCTGGATGACCCGGCCCAGCTCTATGCGCCGCAGCTCAAAGGGACCGCTTACGGCGAGGCCAGTGTGCGCAATCTGCTGCGCTACACCAGCGGTGCTGAAGACCCGGGTGGCAACGGCTATGTCGGCATTCACAGCCTGCCAGCTTTCAAAAGCATGACCGAACACAAGATGTCGCTGGTGGAGCTTCTCAAAAAGTACGGCGGCAGCGGTCGCTTCAAGGCGGGCGAGAAGTTTGTCTACAACGGCCTGGATTCGGAAGCACTCAGCATCGTGGTGCGCGAGGCCACAGGCATGGCATTACCCGCCTGGTTCGAAGCCACGGTCTGGCAGCAGGCGGGGGGCGAATCTCCGGCTGCCTGGTACCTGGACAGTGAGGGCAATGGCATCGCGGAAGTTTTGCTCTTTGCCACCACCCGGGACTTTGCCCGCATAGGGCTGTATGTACTGGAGCGCCTGACCGACAAAGCGGGTAGCCCTTGCATGCAGGAATTTGTGAAGGAAGCCGCCAAACCACTGGTCGCCAAAGGCTACTGGGACGCCGCACCGCAATGGGGGCTCGGACTGCACACGGGTGCTGACGGCAACACCTGGATGTTTGGACACGCGGGCCAACGCGTCGGCATCAACGTCAAGAACGGTCGCGTTTTTGCAACCAACTCCATGCGGGACACCACCATGACCGACTCCAGCGCACGCAGCTTGCTGGCCCGCTGA
- a CDS encoding ABC transporter ATP-binding protein: MDSTLLSAKNLSVRFGGVLAVNNVSFDVKQGEVFTLIGPNGAGKTTVFNLISRIYTPTSGEIAYLGPQGMLKLTDQPPQNVASLGIARTFQNIELFEHASVLHNLLIGRHTHRQTGLWQDIFFTGKTREAEILAREKAEEVIDFLGLQHYRDAFVAGLPYGVRKVVEMARALCTEPKLLLLDEPSSGLNVEETDDMAFWIQDIKNELGITVLMVEHDMSLVSKVSDRVLAMNQGEVLAMGTPREVQADPGVIEAYLGSIDDVSSLRRQATQEAA, from the coding sequence ATGGACTCTACGCTGCTCTCGGCCAAAAACCTCAGCGTGCGCTTTGGCGGCGTGCTGGCGGTCAATAACGTGAGTTTTGACGTCAAGCAGGGCGAAGTGTTCACGCTGATCGGCCCCAATGGCGCGGGCAAGACCACGGTGTTCAACCTGATCAGCCGCATCTACACGCCCACCAGTGGCGAGATTGCTTACCTGGGCCCCCAGGGCATGCTCAAGCTGACCGATCAGCCACCGCAAAACGTGGCCTCGCTGGGCATTGCCCGCACCTTCCAGAACATCGAGCTGTTTGAACATGCCAGCGTGCTGCACAACCTGCTGATTGGCCGCCACACCCACCGCCAGACCGGGCTGTGGCAGGACATCTTCTTCACCGGCAAGACCCGCGAGGCCGAGATACTGGCGCGCGAGAAGGCCGAAGAAGTGATCGACTTCCTGGGCCTGCAACACTACCGCGATGCGTTTGTTGCCGGCCTGCCCTACGGCGTGCGCAAGGTGGTGGAAATGGCCCGCGCGCTGTGCACCGAACCCAAGCTGCTGCTGCTGGACGAACCGTCCAGCGGCCTGAACGTGGAAGAAACCGATGACATGGCGTTCTGGATCCAGGACATCAAGAACGAGCTGGGCATCACCGTGCTCATGGTGGAGCACGACATGAGCCTGGTCTCCAAGGTCTCGGACCGTGTGCTGGCCATGAACCAGGGCGAAGTGCTGGCCATGGGCACACCACGTGAAGTGCAGGCCGACCCCGGTGTGATCGAGGCCTACCTGGGCTCCATCGACGATGTGTCATCCCTGCGCCGCCAGGCCACCCAGGAGGCCGCATGA
- a CDS encoding branched-chain amino acid ABC transporter permease, with translation MQFLQLVISGVAQGCIYGLIALGFVLIYKATETVSFAQGELMMLGAFGGLVAMTMLGFPYWLAVIAVLLAMVAFGVLLERLVIRPILGQPAFSIVMLTIGIGYVARGLITMIPGIGTDTNALPVPYKDEILKFGGNEMGIGALVLNVEHLVIIGATGILCALLFALFRYSKLGIAMQAASQNQLAAYYMGIPVQRLNGIAWGLAAAVAAIAGLLLAPITFVHANMGFIGLKAFPAAVVGGFGSLPGAIVGGLVIGMVESLAGFYLPDGFKDTAAYVVVLIMLMVKPNGLFGEKLRKKV, from the coding sequence GTGCAATTTCTTCAATTGGTGATCAGCGGGGTCGCACAGGGGTGCATCTACGGCCTGATTGCGCTGGGCTTTGTGCTCATCTACAAGGCAACAGAAACCGTGAGTTTCGCGCAGGGCGAGCTGATGATGCTGGGCGCCTTTGGCGGCCTGGTGGCTATGACCATGCTGGGCTTTCCCTACTGGCTGGCAGTCATCGCGGTGCTCTTGGCCATGGTGGCTTTCGGCGTGCTGCTGGAGCGCCTTGTGATTCGCCCCATCCTTGGGCAACCTGCGTTCTCCATCGTGATGCTGACCATCGGCATTGGTTATGTGGCACGTGGCCTGATCACCATGATTCCCGGCATCGGCACCGACACCAACGCCCTGCCCGTTCCCTACAAAGATGAAATCCTGAAATTCGGCGGCAACGAAATGGGCATAGGTGCACTCGTGCTCAATGTCGAACATCTGGTGATCATCGGCGCCACCGGCATTCTGTGCGCGCTGCTGTTTGCACTGTTCCGTTACAGCAAGCTGGGCATTGCGATGCAGGCCGCGTCGCAAAACCAGTTGGCCGCGTATTACATGGGCATCCCCGTGCAACGCCTCAATGGCATTGCCTGGGGCCTGGCCGCTGCAGTCGCTGCGATTGCCGGCCTGCTGCTGGCGCCCATCACCTTTGTACACGCCAACATGGGTTTCATCGGCCTCAAAGCTTTCCCGGCTGCTGTGGTGGGCGGTTTTGGCAGCCTGCCGGGCGCGATTGTCGGCGGGTTGGTGATTGGCATGGTGGAGTCACTCGCGGGCTTCTACCTGCCGGACGGCTTCAAGGACACCGCAGCCTACGTGGTGGTGCTGATCATGTTGATGGTCAAGCCCAATGGCCTGTTTGGCGAAAAACTCCGGAAAAAAGTCTAA
- a CDS encoding SRPBCC family protein, which yields MSTPTSSADPRELVLTRLIAVPREKLFRCWTEPALIVQWFTPPPWKTIRAEMDLRAGGASNIVMQGPDGTEMQNPGIYLEVVKNERLVFTDAYTGAWVPSAKPFFTGVLTFEDEGGKTRYTARARHWTAEDAKAHEDMGFHVGWGIATDQLAALAATL from the coding sequence ATGTCCACTCCCACTTCTTCTGCCGATCCCCGCGAGCTGGTGCTCACGCGTCTGATTGCGGTACCGCGCGAGAAACTCTTTCGCTGCTGGACCGAGCCTGCCCTCATCGTGCAGTGGTTCACCCCGCCGCCCTGGAAAACCATCCGCGCCGAGATGGATTTGCGCGCCGGTGGCGCCAGCAACATCGTGATGCAAGGCCCCGACGGCACCGAAATGCAAAACCCCGGCATCTACCTGGAGGTGGTGAAAAACGAACGCCTGGTGTTCACCGACGCCTACACCGGTGCCTGGGTGCCGTCCGCCAAACCCTTCTTCACCGGCGTATTGACCTTTGAAGATGAGGGCGGCAAGACGCGTTACACCGCGCGGGCGCGGCACTGGACGGCAGAAGATGCCAAGGCCCACGAAGACATGGGTTTCCATGTCGGCTGGGGCATCGCGACCGACCAGCTCGCCGCACTGGCAGCAACGCTGTAG
- a CDS encoding acyl-CoA thioesterase: MPRIQLTPANTYPFATDIQIYISHVNQGGHLDNAQLLTLVSEARVRFFKALGYFESGVEGALIVVGDIVAQYKSEGFHGETMQVEMGPTDFNKYGFDLQFRMREKETHRDVALGKIGIVFITAHDRKVMPVPPAFLQRLGTL; this comes from the coding sequence ATGCCACGCATCCAACTCACTCCCGCCAATACATACCCGTTTGCCACCGACATCCAGATCTACATCAGCCACGTCAACCAGGGCGGGCACTTGGACAACGCGCAACTGCTCACACTGGTGTCGGAGGCGCGGGTGCGCTTTTTCAAGGCGCTGGGCTACTTTGAATCGGGTGTGGAAGGTGCGCTGATCGTGGTGGGTGACATCGTGGCGCAGTACAAGTCCGAAGGCTTCCACGGCGAGACCATGCAGGTGGAGATGGGGCCGACCGATTTCAACAAATACGGCTTTGACCTGCAGTTTCGTATGCGCGAGAAAGAAACCCACCGCGACGTGGCGTTGGGCAAGATCGGCATCGTCTTCATCACCGCGCACGACCGCAAGGTGATGCCGGTACCGCCTGCGTTTCTGCAGCGCTTGGGCACGCTTTAG
- a CDS encoding ABCB family ABC transporter ATP-binding protein/permease, whose product MRASAPSALPLAAPPAASAPPKSDWATLRRLFPYLWVYKWRVIAALAFMIGAKLANVGVPLLLKTLVDAMTLKPGDATALLVVPVALLLGYGALRLSTSLFAELRELVFAKATEGASRSISLEVFRHLHALSLRFHLERQTGGMTRDIERGTRGVHQLISYSLYSIIPTLIEVTLVLTLLAVKFDVWFAGITIVALVVYIAFTISVTEWRTQFRKKMNDMDSTAHSRAIDSLLNYETVKYFNNEEFEAARYDENLERYRRAAVKSQTTLSLLNTGQQLIIAVALVTMLWRATQGVVEGRMTLGDLVMVNAFMIQLYIPLNFLGVIYREIKQSLTDLEKMFTLMEREREIADVPGAQALSLPHGAKDASVQFEDVTFGYDPARTILHHISFEIPAGKTVAVVGPSGSGKSTLARLLFRFYDVQHGRIVIGGQDIKQVTQSSVRQALGIVPQDTVLFNDTVEYNIAYGRPGAGRAEVEAAARAAHIHGFISAAPKGYDTMVGERGLKLSGGEKQRVAIARTLLKNPPIMIFDEATSALDSANERAIQAELQNVAHNKTTLVIAHRLSTVVDAHEILVMDAGRIIERGNHAQLMATNGRYAAMWAMQQSTE is encoded by the coding sequence ATGCGCGCCTCTGCCCCTTCTGCCTTGCCCCTCGCCGCGCCCCCCGCTGCCTCTGCCCCCCCCAAATCCGACTGGGCCACATTGCGCCGCCTGTTCCCTTATCTGTGGGTTTACAAATGGCGCGTGATAGCGGCGCTGGCCTTCATGATTGGTGCCAAGCTGGCCAACGTGGGGGTGCCGCTGCTGCTCAAGACCCTGGTGGACGCAATGACGCTCAAACCCGGTGATGCCACAGCCCTGCTGGTGGTGCCGGTGGCATTGCTGCTGGGGTATGGCGCGCTGCGCCTGTCCACTTCGCTGTTTGCCGAGCTGCGTGAGCTGGTGTTTGCGAAAGCTACGGAAGGCGCGTCGCGCAGCATCAGCCTAGAAGTGTTTCGCCACCTGCACGCCCTGAGCCTGCGCTTCCATTTGGAACGCCAGACCGGCGGCATGACACGCGACATCGAACGCGGCACGCGCGGTGTGCACCAACTCATCAGTTATTCGCTCTACAGCATCATCCCTACGCTGATCGAAGTGACACTGGTGCTCACGCTCCTGGCGGTCAAGTTTGACGTCTGGTTTGCCGGCATCACCATCGTGGCGCTGGTGGTCTACATCGCCTTCACCATCAGCGTGACCGAGTGGCGCACACAGTTCCGCAAGAAGATGAATGATATGGATTCCACGGCCCACAGCCGTGCCATCGACTCGTTGCTGAACTACGAGACCGTCAAGTACTTCAACAACGAAGAGTTCGAAGCTGCCCGTTACGACGAAAACCTGGAGCGTTACCGCCGTGCTGCGGTCAAGAGCCAGACCACGCTCTCATTGCTCAACACCGGCCAGCAACTCATCATCGCCGTGGCCCTGGTCACCATGCTGTGGCGCGCCACCCAGGGTGTGGTGGAAGGGCGCATGACGCTGGGCGACCTGGTGATGGTCAACGCCTTCATGATCCAGCTCTACATCCCGCTGAACTTTTTGGGCGTGATCTACCGCGAGATCAAGCAGAGCCTGACCGACCTGGAAAAGATGTTCACGCTGATGGAGCGAGAGCGCGAGATTGCCGACGTGCCCGGTGCACAGGCGCTGTCGTTGCCCCACGGCGCGAAGGACGCCAGCGTGCAGTTTGAGGACGTTACCTTCGGCTACGACCCCGCCAGAACCATCTTGCACCACATCAGCTTCGAGATTCCTGCCGGCAAGACCGTCGCCGTGGTCGGGCCCAGCGGCTCGGGCAAGTCCACGCTGGCACGGCTGTTGTTTCGCTTCTATGACGTGCAGCACGGTCGCATCGTGATTGGTGGGCAGGACATCAAGCAGGTCACCCAAAGCAGCGTGCGCCAGGCTCTGGGCATCGTGCCGCAAGACACCGTGTTGTTCAACGACACGGTGGAATACAACATCGCCTACGGTCGCCCCGGCGCCGGTCGTGCCGAGGTGGAGGCGGCGGCACGGGCTGCGCACATCCACGGCTTCATCTCCGCCGCGCCCAAGGGCTACGACACCATGGTCGGCGAGCGCGGGCTGAAGTTGTCCGGTGGCGAGAAGCAGCGCGTGGCGATTGCCCGCACGCTGCTGAAGAACCCGCCCATCATGATCTTCGACGAAGCCACCAGCGCGCTGGACAGCGCCAACGAACGCGCCATCCAGGCCGAGCTGCAAAACGTGGCCCACAACAAAACCACTCTGGTCATCGCACACCGCCTCTCCACCGTGGTGGACGCGCACGAAATCTTGGTCATGGACGCCGGCCGCATCATCGAACGTGGCAACCACGCCCAGCTGATGGCGACCAATGGCCGTTATGCGGCCATGTGGGCAATGCAGCAGAGTACGGAGTAA
- a CDS encoding RidA family protein, producing MSKIEERLAALGLVLPAPIKPPPGVVLPFRVVRVIGSRAYISGHSPQNTDGSIAAPLGKLGRDLTVAQGYTAARLTALSILGSLQRTLGDLDRITNWVRVFGMVNSGPGFNQQPSVINGFSDLILELWGSEAGAHSRSAVGMAELPFDIPVEIEGEVEIRS from the coding sequence ATGTCCAAAATTGAAGAACGACTCGCAGCCTTGGGGCTGGTACTGCCCGCACCGATCAAACCGCCGCCGGGCGTCGTGCTGCCTTTCCGGGTTGTGCGCGTCATCGGCTCGCGCGCTTACATCTCGGGCCACAGCCCGCAAAACACCGACGGATCCATCGCCGCGCCGCTGGGCAAGCTCGGGCGTGATCTCACTGTGGCGCAGGGCTACACCGCTGCACGGCTGACCGCGCTGTCCATTCTGGGCAGTTTGCAGCGCACTCTGGGCGACCTGGATCGCATCACCAACTGGGTGCGTGTGTTCGGCATGGTGAATTCCGGCCCGGGCTTTAACCAGCAGCCCAGTGTGATCAACGGCTTCTCTGACCTCATCCTTGAACTCTGGGGCTCAGAAGCTGGCGCGCATTCGCGCAGCGCGGTGGGTATGGCCGAGCTGCCGTTTGATATTCCGGTGGAGATTGAGGGCGAAGTCGAGATTCGCAGCTAG
- a CDS encoding inositol oxygenase family protein: MNTATATEPNQWLAEEDERTAFRDYSTPEIERVRQFYRTNHIHQTYDFVLQKKKQWLAFNQRTMTPWAALDYLNTLVDESDPDINLPQISHLLQTAEAIRADGHPDWFVLTGFIHDLGKVLCLFGEPQWSVVGDTFPVGCRHSDKIVFPEFFALNPDHSNPQYDTPCGVYTAGCGLGNIHMSWGHDEYLYHLLKDCLPEPALYMIRYHSFYAWHREGQYTQLTDATDRANLHWVQKFNPYDLYSKNPNPPVLSELKPYYEDLMAKYLPAELQL, translated from the coding sequence ATGAACACAGCAACCGCCACAGAGCCCAACCAGTGGCTGGCCGAAGAGGACGAACGCACGGCGTTTCGGGACTACAGCACCCCGGAAATCGAACGCGTGCGGCAGTTCTACCGGACCAACCATATCCACCAGACCTACGACTTCGTGCTGCAGAAGAAAAAGCAGTGGCTGGCGTTCAACCAGCGCACGATGACGCCCTGGGCAGCGCTGGACTACCTCAATACGCTGGTCGACGAGTCCGACCCCGATATCAACCTGCCGCAAATCAGCCACCTGCTGCAAACGGCAGAAGCCATCCGCGCAGACGGACACCCGGACTGGTTTGTACTCACCGGGTTTATCCATGACCTGGGCAAAGTGTTGTGCCTGTTTGGCGAACCGCAATGGTCGGTGGTGGGCGACACCTTTCCGGTGGGATGCAGGCACTCCGACAAGATTGTGTTTCCCGAATTTTTCGCGCTAAACCCCGACCACAGCAATCCGCAATACGACACGCCCTGCGGCGTGTACACGGCTGGCTGTGGTCTGGGCAACATCCATATGTCCTGGGGGCACGACGAGTACCTCTACCACCTGCTCAAGGACTGTCTGCCGGAGCCTGCGCTGTACATGATCCGTTACCACTCGTTCTACGCGTGGCACCGCGAAGGCCAGTACACGCAACTGACCGATGCCACGGACCGGGCCAACCTGCACTGGGTGCAGAAGTTCAACCCCTACGACCTGTACTCCAAGAACCCGAATCCGCCGGTGCTCTCCGAACTCAAGCCGTATTACGAAGACCTGATGGCGAAGTACCTGCCAGCCGAACTGCAGCTCTGA
- a CDS encoding acyl-CoA thioesterase yields MSSPNSPLPVSLPTDAELVLKVIPMPADTNGNGDIFGGWVMAQVDLAGSVLPARIADGRLATVAVNEFIFKQPVRVGDILSLYARVTRVGRTSITVKVEAYTERFRTQGQYIKVTEASLTYVAIDDNGQPREIPKR; encoded by the coding sequence ATGTCCAGCCCCAACAGCCCCCTCCCCGTTTCATTACCCACTGACGCCGAGTTGGTGCTCAAAGTGATTCCCATGCCCGCCGACACCAATGGCAATGGCGATATCTTTGGCGGTTGGGTCATGGCCCAGGTGGACTTGGCCGGATCGGTACTGCCCGCCCGCATCGCCGACGGGCGCCTGGCCACGGTGGCGGTGAACGAGTTCATCTTCAAACAACCGGTGCGCGTGGGCGACATTCTCTCGCTCTACGCCCGCGTCACACGGGTGGGCCGTACCTCCATCACGGTCAAGGTCGAGGCCTATACCGAGCGCTTCCGCACACAGGGGCAGTACATCAAGGTGACCGAGGCATCGCTGACCTACGTGGCAATTGACGACAACGGGCAACCCCGGGAAATACCCAAGCGCTGA
- a CDS encoding DUF1428 domain-containing protein → MTYVDGFVAAVPTEKRAEYLAYATQFAALFKKHGALKIVENWGDDVPEGKQTSFPLAVQREPHESVVFSWVVWPSREARDTAWKTLMEEPAMQPGASPMPFDGKRMIYGGFQTILET, encoded by the coding sequence ATGACCTATGTTGACGGATTTGTAGCCGCCGTGCCCACGGAAAAACGCGCGGAATACCTGGCCTATGCGACCCAGTTCGCTGCGTTGTTCAAGAAGCATGGCGCGCTCAAGATTGTGGAGAACTGGGGCGACGACGTGCCCGAAGGCAAGCAGACCTCCTTCCCTTTGGCCGTGCAACGCGAACCGCATGAGAGTGTGGTGTTTTCCTGGGTCGTTTGGCCCTCGCGCGAAGCACGCGACACTGCCTGGAAAACACTGATGGAAGAACCCGCCATGCAGCCCGGCGCCAGCCCCATGCCGTTTGACGGCAAACGCATGATTTACGGTGGCTTCCAGACCATCCTCGAAACCTGA
- a CDS encoding branched-chain amino acid ABC transporter permease: MRFIFKTDYAQDINLAKHGGHVFWYSVLMVFLLAAPWLLTEYSLAQLNLVLIYAIAGLGLMLLAGFTGQFSLGHAAFLGVGAYTQAYLTGVGLPFLLSLGISGFLSALIGIVVGLPALRLKGIYLGMATLSFGFIIEEVFARWESVTGGNAGKSVAAIKMFGHDIGGGEGFYFVCLVITVACTLGILNLLRSPTGRAFVAIRDSEISAQSMGIHLAYYKTLSFSISAALAGFAGALYAHNLRFISPDQFNLLQSIDLLLMIVIGGLGSVHGVFLGAIFLIILPQGISAMKEFLPEFIGQAPGLKNVIYGTVLIAFVLFEPLGLYGRWLKVRTYLQMFPFYRKGMFKRQKSFQKSDRLK; encoded by the coding sequence ATGCGTTTCATCTTCAAAACCGATTACGCGCAGGACATCAACCTCGCCAAACATGGCGGGCATGTCTTCTGGTACAGCGTGCTGATGGTGTTTCTGCTGGCCGCCCCCTGGCTGCTGACGGAGTACAGCCTGGCGCAGCTCAACCTGGTGCTGATCTATGCCATCGCCGGTCTGGGGCTGATGCTGCTGGCGGGCTTTACCGGGCAGTTCTCCCTGGGACATGCAGCCTTCCTCGGCGTGGGTGCCTATACACAGGCCTACCTGACCGGGGTAGGCCTGCCCTTTTTGCTGTCGCTGGGCATCTCGGGTTTTCTCTCCGCGCTGATCGGCATCGTGGTGGGATTGCCCGCCCTGCGGCTCAAGGGCATTTACCTGGGCATGGCCACGCTGTCATTCGGCTTCATCATTGAAGAGGTGTTTGCACGCTGGGAGTCGGTCACCGGTGGCAACGCGGGCAAGTCGGTCGCAGCGATCAAGATGTTCGGCCACGACATTGGTGGCGGCGAAGGTTTTTACTTCGTCTGTCTGGTCATCACCGTGGCCTGCACGCTGGGCATTCTGAATCTGCTGCGCAGCCCCACCGGGCGGGCGTTTGTAGCGATCCGCGATTCGGAAATTTCCGCGCAGAGCATGGGCATTCACCTGGCGTATTACAAGACGCTGTCGTTCTCTATCTCTGCCGCGCTGGCCGGGTTTGCCGGCGCGCTGTATGCCCACAACCTGCGCTTTATTTCGCCGGACCAGTTCAATCTGTTGCAGTCAATTGACCTGCTGCTGATGATTGTGATCGGCGGCCTGGGCTCGGTGCACGGTGTGTTTCTGGGCGCCATTTTCCTGATCATCCTGCCGCAGGGCATCTCGGCCATGAAGGAATTTTTACCCGAATTTATCGGCCAGGCCCCAGGCCTGAAAAACGTGATTTACGGCACCGTACTGATTGCCTTTGTGCTGTTTGAACCCTTGGGCTTGTACGGCCGCTGGCTCAAGGTGCGCACCTATTTGCAGATGTTCCCGTTCTACCGCAAGGGCATGTTCAAGCGGCAGAAATCCTTCCAAAAATCGGACCGGCTGAAATGA